From Pseudomonas sp. FP2335, the proteins below share one genomic window:
- a CDS encoding response regulator: MSKVSVLVVDDASFIRDLVKKCLRNYFPGIKLEDAVNGKKAQTILMRETFDLVLCDWEMPEMSGLELLTWCREQPHLKAMPFVMVTSRGDKENVVQAIQAGVSGYVSKPFTNEQLLNKVKQALHKVGRLDALVASAPTKMNSAFGNDSLSALTGGKPEAARTAPAAAPAPAPNRGLLNSQPVQAPAAAAAPAAGRGQGQLRLSSGTQQCVIKGLSIKEALLVVRRGEVLPQVLESAVLDLEQGDNAEVARLNGYLHAIVAHEPKPDSDWLQLTFRFIDQDAQKLDYISRLIARGTAQKHFVPGA; the protein is encoded by the coding sequence ATGAGTAAAGTCAGTGTATTGGTGGTGGATGACGCCTCGTTTATCCGCGATCTGGTGAAGAAGTGCCTGCGCAACTACTTCCCTGGGATCAAGCTTGAAGATGCGGTGAACGGCAAGAAGGCCCAGACCATCCTGATGCGCGAGACGTTCGACCTGGTGCTGTGCGACTGGGAAATGCCCGAGATGTCCGGCCTTGAGCTGTTGACCTGGTGCCGCGAACAGCCTCATCTCAAAGCCATGCCGTTCGTGATGGTGACCAGCCGTGGCGACAAGGAAAACGTGGTCCAGGCGATCCAGGCCGGGGTTTCCGGCTATGTCAGCAAGCCATTCACCAACGAGCAGTTGCTGAACAAGGTCAAGCAGGCCCTGCACAAGGTCGGCCGCCTCGACGCCCTGGTTGCCAGCGCACCGACCAAGATGAACTCGGCTTTCGGCAACGACTCCCTGAGCGCCCTGACCGGCGGCAAACCCGAAGCCGCTCGCACGGCGCCGGCCGCCGCCCCCGCGCCTGCGCCGAACCGAGGCCTGCTCAACAGCCAGCCGGTGCAGGCACCTGCCGCGGCGGCCGCGCCGGCGGCTGGGCGCGGCCAGGGCCAGTTGCGCCTGTCCAGTGGCACCCAGCAATGTGTGATCAAGGGCCTGAGCATCAAGGAGGCGCTGTTGGTGGTGCGTCGCGGTGAGGTCCTGCCCCAGGTATTGGAAAGCGCCGTGCTCGACCTTGAGCAAGGCGACAACGCCGAAGTCGCACGCCTCAACGGCTACCTGCACGCCATCGTCGCCCACGAGCCCAAGCCCGACAGCGACTGGCTGCAACTGACCTTCCGGTTTATCGACCAGGACGCGCAGAAGCTCGATTACATCTCCCGCCTGATCGCCCGCGGCACCGCGCAGAAGCATTTTGTGCCGGGTGCGTAA
- the phoB gene encoding phosphate regulon transcriptional regulator PhoB: protein MVGRSILIVDDEAPIREMIAVALEMAGYDCLEAENSQQAHAIIVDRKPDLILLDWMLPGTSGIELARRLKRDELTGDIPIIMLTAKGEEDNKIQGLEVGADDYITKPFSPRELVARLKAVLRRAGPTDGEAPIEVGGLILDPISHRVTIDGTPAEMGPTEYRLLQFFMTHQERAYTRGQLLDQVWGGNVYVEERTVDVHIRRLRKALGDAYENLVQTVRGTGYRFSTKG from the coding sequence ATGGTTGGCAGGAGCATTCTGATCGTTGACGACGAAGCGCCCATCCGCGAGATGATCGCCGTTGCGTTGGAAATGGCCGGCTACGACTGCCTGGAGGCGGAAAACTCCCAGCAGGCCCATGCCATTATCGTCGACCGCAAGCCCGACCTGATCCTGCTCGACTGGATGCTGCCCGGCACCTCCGGCATCGAATTGGCCCGCCGTCTCAAGCGTGACGAACTGACCGGGGACATCCCGATCATCATGCTCACCGCCAAGGGCGAAGAGGACAACAAGATCCAGGGCCTGGAAGTCGGCGCCGATGACTACATCACCAAGCCGTTTTCCCCACGCGAGCTGGTAGCGCGCCTGAAAGCCGTCCTGCGTCGCGCCGGGCCTACCGATGGCGAAGCGCCGATTGAAGTCGGCGGCCTGATCCTCGACCCCATCAGCCACCGCGTGACCATCGATGGCACGCCGGCCGAGATGGGCCCCACCGAATACCGCCTGCTGCAATTTTTCATGACCCACCAGGAACGCGCCTACACCCGCGGCCAGCTGCTCGATCAGGTCTGGGGCGGCAACGTGTACGTGGAGGAGCGCACCGTGGACGTGCATATCCGTCGCCTGCGCAAAGCCTTGGGCGATGCCTACGAGAATCTGGTACAAACCGTGCGCGGCACGGGCTACCGCTTCTCCACCAAAGGCTGA
- a CDS encoding ABC transporter permease subunit → MQDAGKPLMISLEEQNQVAMRVSDKGQALFFNVENGAELKRVDLPLPAGTSVASIGEDQPGSPLVILGLSNGQSLVFRHTYKVSYPDGKKTITPAIEYPYGETPIVLDDAGRPLEHVALNATDSSLVVAGSAGSHLNVLSLSREENMMTGEVTSEQKRIELPQMTEPVKAIFIDPRQQWLYVINGRALADVFSLRDKSLNGRYKLLEDGTAEITASTQLVGGISLIVGNSKGGLAQWFMARDPDGEQRLKQIRTFQMGTAPVVEITAEERRKGFTALDASGKFGVFHSTAHRTLLVDQVVDAQGVFGLSPRANRVIVEAGGKLQPLALDNPHPEVSWSALWSKVWYENYDEPKYVWQSTAANTDFEPKMSLAPLTFGTLKAAFYAMLLAAPLAVAAAIYTAYFMAPSLRRKVKPVIELMEAMPTVILGFFAGLFLAPYVEGHLPGIFSLLMLLPIGILVAGFIFSRLPESIRLRVPDGWESAILIPVILFVGWLSLYMSPYLETWFFGGDMRMWISHDLGITYDQRNALVVGLAMGFAVIPNIYSIAEDAVFSVPRGLTLGSLALGATPWQTMTRVVILTASPGIFSALMIGMGRAVGETMIVLMATGNTPVMEMNLFEGLRTLAANVAVEMPESEVGGSHYRVLFLSALVLLLFTFIMNTLAELIRQRLRKKYSSL, encoded by the coding sequence ATGCAGGACGCCGGCAAACCGTTGATGATCTCCCTCGAAGAGCAGAACCAGGTCGCCATGCGGGTTTCCGACAAGGGCCAGGCACTGTTCTTCAATGTCGAAAACGGCGCCGAACTCAAGCGTGTCGACCTGCCGCTGCCAGCCGGTACAAGCGTTGCTTCCATTGGTGAAGACCAACCGGGCAGCCCACTGGTGATCCTTGGTTTATCCAATGGCCAGTCCCTGGTATTCCGCCACACCTATAAGGTGTCCTACCCGGACGGCAAGAAGACGATTACGCCTGCGATTGAATACCCCTACGGTGAAACGCCGATCGTCCTGGATGACGCCGGTCGCCCACTGGAGCACGTTGCGCTCAACGCTACGGATTCGTCCCTGGTGGTCGCCGGTTCCGCCGGTTCGCACCTGAACGTGCTGTCCCTGAGCCGCGAAGAAAACATGATGACCGGCGAAGTCACCAGCGAGCAGAAGCGTATCGAGCTGCCGCAAATGACCGAGCCGGTGAAGGCGATCTTCATCGATCCGCGCCAACAGTGGCTGTACGTAATCAACGGTCGCGCCCTGGCCGATGTGTTCAGCCTGCGCGACAAGAGCCTCAACGGTCGCTACAAATTGTTGGAAGATGGCACCGCCGAAATCACCGCCAGCACCCAGCTGGTTGGCGGTATCTCGCTGATCGTCGGTAACTCCAAGGGCGGCCTGGCCCAGTGGTTCATGGCCCGCGACCCGGATGGCGAGCAGCGTCTGAAGCAGATCCGCACCTTCCAGATGGGCACTGCGCCGGTTGTTGAAATCACCGCCGAAGAACGTCGCAAAGGCTTCACCGCCCTGGATGCTTCCGGCAAGTTCGGTGTGTTTCACAGCACCGCTCATCGCACCTTGCTGGTGGATCAAGTGGTCGACGCCCAGGGCGTGTTCGGCTTGTCGCCACGGGCCAACCGCGTGATCGTGGAAGCCGGTGGCAAGCTGCAACCGCTGGCGCTGGACAACCCGCACCCGGAAGTTTCGTGGAGCGCGTTGTGGAGCAAAGTCTGGTACGAGAACTACGACGAGCCTAAATACGTCTGGCAATCGACCGCCGCCAACACCGACTTCGAACCCAAGATGAGCCTGGCGCCACTGACCTTCGGTACGCTGAAGGCGGCGTTCTACGCCATGTTGCTGGCCGCGCCACTGGCTGTCGCCGCGGCGATCTACACCGCTTACTTCATGGCCCCGAGCCTGCGCCGCAAGGTCAAGCCGGTGATCGAACTGATGGAAGCGATGCCGACGGTGATCCTCGGCTTCTTCGCCGGCCTGTTCCTGGCGCCGTATGTCGAAGGGCATTTGCCGGGGATTTTCAGCCTGTTGATGCTGCTGCCGATTGGCATCCTGGTGGCCGGCTTCATCTTCAGCCGCTTGCCTGAGTCGATCCGCCTGCGTGTTCCCGATGGCTGGGAAAGCGCGATCCTGATCCCGGTGATCCTGTTTGTGGGCTGGCTCTCGCTGTACATGAGCCCGTACCTGGAAACCTGGTTCTTCGGCGGCGACATGCGCATGTGGATCTCCCACGACCTGGGCATCACCTACGACCAGCGCAACGCCCTGGTCGTCGGCCTGGCCATGGGTTTTGCGGTTATCCCGAACATCTATTCCATCGCCGAAGACGCCGTGTTCAGCGTACCGCGTGGCCTGACCCTGGGCTCGCTGGCCCTGGGTGCCACGCCGTGGCAGACCATGACCCGCGTAGTGATCCTGACCGCCAGCCCGGGCATCTTCTCGGCCCTGATGATCGGCATGGGCCGCGCCGTCGGCGAGACCATGATCGTGCTGATGGCCACCGGGAACACCCCGGTGATGGAGATGAACCTGTTCGAAGGCCTGCGCACGCTGGCGGCGAACGTCGCGGTGGAAATGCCCGAGTCGGAAGTGGGCGGCAGTCACTACCGCGTGCTGTTCCTCTCGGCGCTGGTGCTGCTGCTGTTCACCTTCATCATGAACACCCTCGCCGAGCTGATCCGTCAGCGTCTGCGCAAGAAATACTCGTCGCTTTAA
- a CDS encoding M23 family metallopeptidase, whose product MLMRCLLCCGLATVAMSAQAMTVYKSVDANGNVVYSDRQTPGAQAFVIQERKPERPVLDRPKPTYSSQAYRYPLPWRGGPFRLSQGPNGSFSHTDAKSRYAMDIAMPEGTPIIAARSGVVVKTENQQAGRGNDASGNFVRVRHDDGTEGVYLHLKQGSVSVRVGQRVAVGSPLALSGNTGNSSGPHLHFVVQRASEAGLVSIPYEFNQPVGALPNFALGN is encoded by the coding sequence ATGCTCATGCGCTGCTTGCTGTGCTGCGGGCTGGCCACGGTTGCCATGTCGGCCCAGGCCATGACCGTCTACAAATCAGTCGATGCCAACGGCAACGTGGTTTACAGCGACCGGCAAACCCCCGGGGCGCAGGCGTTCGTGATCCAGGAGCGCAAGCCCGAGCGGCCCGTGCTTGATAGACCCAAGCCCACTTACTCGTCGCAAGCCTACCGCTACCCGCTGCCCTGGCGCGGTGGGCCGTTCCGTCTGAGCCAAGGGCCCAACGGCAGCTTCAGCCATACCGACGCCAAAAGCCGCTACGCCATGGACATCGCCATGCCCGAAGGCACGCCGATCATCGCGGCGCGCAGCGGCGTGGTGGTGAAAACCGAGAACCAGCAGGCCGGACGTGGCAACGATGCGTCGGGAAATTTTGTGCGGGTGCGCCATGATGACGGCACCGAGGGCGTGTACCTGCACCTCAAGCAAGGTTCGGTCAGCGTTCGGGTGGGGCAACGGGTCGCGGTGGGCAGCCCGCTGGCGCTGTCGGGCAATACCGGCAACAGCAGCGGGCCGCATCTGCATTTTGTGGTGCAGCGCGCCAGTGAGGCGGGGCTGGTGTCGATCCCGTATGAGTTCAACCAGCCGGTGGGCGCATTGCCCAACTTTGCGTTGGGCAACTGA
- the pstA gene encoding phosphate ABC transporter permease PstA, whose product MKQNSLNGWFKSGAPGVWISGGAVSIAVIMTIGLLAVIAVRGLGHFWPADLIQANYSVPGQANHIVIGEVVQKEEVPRERLKSAGLPVPEQGPEFMTRELIKVGNRDLNGNDFTWIVGEWLKDQTKPVELMAIERREWGNFYGTLVNVKQDGKIIAEGEAAWPELQARVDRVNKLAAQLKSLEKTDIGAINAGLERIRLHGRKLELEGKLDAAAQADMAADRAELNARYQDIEARLADLHTQFNRDALTARDGNGKEVEIGIGKVVHAYQPNAMGTFTKIGFYFSKVWEFLSDDPREANTEGGIFPAIFGTVMMTLIMAMIVTPFGVLAAVYLREYAKQNALTRIIRIAVNNLAGVPAIVYGVFGLGFFVYVLGGSVDRLFFAEALPAPTFGTPGLLWASLTLALLAVPVVIVATEEGLARIPRTVREGSLALGATKAETLWKIVLPMASPAMMTGMILAVARAAGEVAPLMLVGVVKLAPSLPLDGNYPYLHLDQKIMHLGFHIYDVGFQSPNVEAARPLVYATALLLVLVIATLNLSAVWIRNHLREKYKALDS is encoded by the coding sequence GTGAAACAGAACTCCCTGAATGGATGGTTCAAGAGCGGCGCCCCAGGCGTCTGGATCAGCGGTGGCGCGGTGTCCATCGCGGTCATCATGACCATTGGTTTGCTGGCTGTGATTGCGGTGCGTGGTTTGGGCCACTTCTGGCCGGCTGACCTGATCCAGGCCAACTACAGCGTACCGGGCCAGGCAAACCACATCGTCATCGGCGAAGTGGTGCAGAAAGAAGAAGTGCCGCGCGAGCGCCTCAAAAGCGCTGGCCTGCCCGTGCCGGAACAAGGCCCGGAATTCATGACCCGCGAGCTGATCAAGGTCGGCAACCGGGACTTGAACGGCAACGACTTCACCTGGATCGTCGGCGAGTGGCTCAAGGACCAGACCAAGCCGGTCGAGCTGATGGCCATCGAGCGCCGTGAGTGGGGTAACTTCTACGGCACCCTGGTCAACGTCAAGCAAGATGGCAAGATCATCGCCGAAGGCGAGGCTGCGTGGCCGGAGTTGCAAGCCCGCGTTGACCGCGTGAACAAGTTGGCTGCCCAGCTCAAGAGCCTGGAAAAAACCGACATCGGCGCGATCAACGCCGGTTTGGAACGCATCCGCCTGCACGGTCGCAAGCTGGAACTGGAAGGCAAGCTTGATGCTGCCGCCCAGGCCGACATGGCTGCCGACCGCGCCGAGCTGAATGCCCGCTACCAAGACATCGAAGCGCGCCTGGCCGATCTGCACACCCAGTTCAACCGTGACGCACTGACCGCCCGTGACGGCAACGGCAAGGAAGTCGAGATCGGCATCGGCAAAGTGGTGCACGCCTACCAGCCGAACGCCATGGGCACCTTTACCAAGATCGGCTTCTACTTCAGCAAGGTCTGGGAATTCCTCAGCGATGACCCGCGGGAAGCCAACACCGAAGGCGGGATCTTCCCGGCGATCTTCGGCACCGTGATGATGACCCTGATCATGGCGATGATCGTGACGCCGTTCGGCGTACTGGCGGCGGTTTACCTGCGTGAATACGCCAAGCAGAACGCGCTGACCCGCATCATCCGCATCGCCGTGAACAACCTGGCGGGCGTACCGGCCATCGTCTACGGCGTGTTCGGCCTGGGCTTCTTCGTGTATGTACTGGGTGGTTCGGTAGACCGCCTGTTCTTCGCCGAAGCCCTGCCGGCCCCGACCTTTGGTACGCCGGGCCTGTTGTGGGCCTCGCTGACCCTGGCACTGCTGGCGGTGCCGGTGGTGATCGTGGCCACCGAAGAAGGCCTGGCGCGGATTCCCCGCACCGTGCGTGAAGGTTCCCTGGCACTCGGCGCGACCAAGGCGGAAACGCTGTGGAAGATCGTGCTGCCGATGGCCAGCCCGGCGATGATGACCGGCATGATCCTCGCCGTGGCCCGCGCCGCCGGTGAAGTGGCGCCGCTGATGCTGGTAGGGGTAGTGAAACTGGCGCCGTCGCTGCCGCTGGATGGCAACTACCCGTACCTGCACCTGGACCAGAAGATCATGCACCTGGGCTTCCATATCTACGACGTCGGCTTCCAGAGCCCCAACGTCGAAGCGGCACGGCCACTGGTGTACGCCACCGCCTTGCTGCTGGTGCTGGTGATCGCCACGCTGAACTTGTCGGCGGTGTGGATTCGTAACCACCTGCGCGAAAAATACAAAGCGTTGGATAGCTGA
- the pstB gene encoding phosphate ABC transporter ATP-binding protein PstB: MQHETHSHGINMSALGRDKQSLSLAQETVAIEVPGLSLYYGEKQALFDVSMNIPKQRVTAFIGPSGCGKSTLLRTFNRMNDLVDGCRVDGAINLYGSNIYRKGEDVAELRRRVGMVFQKPNPFPKTIYENVVYGLRIQGINKKRILDEAVEWALKGAALWDEVKDRLHDSALGLSGGQQQRLVIARTIAVEPEVLLLDEPCSALDPISTLKVEELIYELKSKFTIVIVTHNMQQAARVSDYTAFMYMGKLVEFGDTDTLFTNPAKKQTEDYITGRYG; encoded by the coding sequence ATGCAACACGAAACCCATTCCCACGGCATCAACATGTCTGCCCTGGGTCGCGACAAGCAGAGCCTGAGCCTGGCCCAGGAAACCGTGGCCATCGAAGTACCGGGCCTGAGCCTGTACTACGGTGAGAAGCAGGCGCTGTTCGACGTCAGCATGAACATCCCCAAGCAGCGCGTGACCGCCTTCATCGGCCCGTCGGGCTGCGGCAAGTCCACGCTGCTGCGCACCTTCAACCGCATGAACGACCTGGTGGACGGTTGCCGCGTCGACGGCGCCATCAACCTCTACGGCAGCAACATCTATCGCAAGGGCGAGGATGTGGCCGAGCTGCGTCGTCGCGTGGGCATGGTGTTCCAGAAGCCCAACCCGTTCCCCAAGACCATCTACGAAAACGTGGTCTACGGCCTGCGCATCCAGGGCATCAACAAAAAACGCATCCTCGACGAAGCGGTTGAGTGGGCCTTGAAAGGCGCGGCGCTGTGGGACGAAGTGAAGGACCGCCTGCACGATTCGGCACTCGGCCTGTCCGGCGGCCAGCAGCAACGTCTGGTGATCGCACGGACCATCGCCGTGGAGCCGGAGGTACTGCTGCTCGACGAACCGTGCTCGGCACTCGACCCGATCTCGACGCTGAAAGTCGAAGAGCTGATCTACGAGCTCAAATCCAAGTTCACCATCGTCATCGTGACCCACAACATGCAACAGGCGGCGCGGGTTTCCGACTACACCGCATTCATGTACATGGGCAAGTTGGTGGAATTCGGCGATACCGATACCCTGTTCACCAATCCGGCGAAGAAGCAGACCGAAGACTACATCACCGGTCGCTACGGCTAG
- the phoR gene encoding phosphate regulon sensor histidine kinase PhoR produces MLLLVTGCLLVGLISGYYGWSLAIGIGLYLGWTLKQLLRLHEWLRQHKPDEAPPDGYGLWGEVFDSIYHLQRRDQRVRGRLQAVIDRVQESTAALKDAVIMLDSDGNLEWWNRAAETLLGLKTPQDSGQPVTNLVRHPRFKEYFEQDNYEEALEIPSPTNDRVRIQLYLTRYGNNEHLMLVRDVTRIHQLEQMRKDFVANVSHELRTPLTVICGYLETLLDNVDEINPRWSRALQQMQQQGSRMQTLLNDLLLLAKLEATDYPSDNQPVAVQTLLQTIKHDAQALSGQRGQQITLEADPSVLLKGSEGELRSAFSNLVFNAVKYTQDKGTIRIRWWADEQGAHLSVQDSGIGIDAKHLPRLTERFYRVDSSRNSNTGGTGLGLAIVKHVLLRHRARLEISSVLGHGSTFTCHFAPAQVTRSRVLGTDE; encoded by the coding sequence ATGCTCCTGCTGGTCACCGGCTGCCTGCTGGTCGGCCTGATCAGCGGTTATTACGGCTGGAGCCTGGCCATCGGCATCGGCCTGTACCTGGGCTGGACTCTCAAGCAATTGCTGCGCTTGCATGAATGGCTGCGCCAGCACAAACCCGACGAAGCACCGCCCGACGGCTACGGCCTGTGGGGCGAGGTGTTCGACAGCATCTACCACCTGCAACGCCGCGACCAACGGGTGCGCGGGCGCCTGCAAGCGGTGATCGACCGGGTGCAGGAGTCCACCGCAGCGCTGAAAGACGCGGTGATCATGCTCGACAGCGACGGCAACCTGGAATGGTGGAACCGCGCCGCCGAAACCCTGCTGGGCCTCAAGACGCCCCAGGACAGCGGCCAGCCGGTGACCAACCTGGTACGCCATCCGCGCTTCAAGGAATACTTCGAGCAGGACAACTACGAAGAAGCCCTGGAAATCCCCTCGCCCACCAATGACCGCGTGCGCATCCAGCTGTACCTGACGCGCTATGGCAACAACGAACACCTGATGCTGGTCCGCGACGTGACCCGCATCCACCAGCTCGAACAGATGCGCAAGGACTTCGTCGCCAACGTCTCCCACGAGCTGCGTACACCGTTGACGGTGATCTGTGGCTACCTGGAGACGCTGCTGGACAATGTCGACGAGATCAACCCGCGCTGGAGCCGGGCGCTGCAACAGATGCAGCAGCAAGGCTCACGTATGCAGACCCTGCTCAATGACCTGTTGCTGTTGGCCAAGCTGGAGGCGACCGACTACCCGTCGGACAACCAGCCGGTGGCCGTACAAACCCTGTTGCAGACCATCAAGCACGACGCCCAGGCCCTCTCCGGCCAACGCGGCCAGCAGATCACCCTGGAAGCCGACCCGTCGGTGCTGCTCAAAGGCAGCGAAGGTGAGTTGCGCAGCGCGTTTTCCAACCTGGTGTTCAACGCCGTCAAGTACACCCAGGACAAGGGCACCATCCGCATCCGCTGGTGGGCCGATGAACAAGGCGCCCACTTGAGCGTGCAGGATTCCGGCATCGGCATCGACGCCAAGCACCTGCCGCGCCTGACCGAGCGTTTCTACCGCGTCGACTCCAGCCGCAACTCCAACACCGGCGGCACCGGGCTTGGCCTGGCAATCGTCAAGCATGTGCTACTGCGCCACCGTGCGCGCCTGGAAATCAGCAGTGTACTGGGCCATGGCAGCACGTTTACCTGCCACTTTGCGCCGGCGCAGGTGACCCGCTCGCGCGTCCTCGGCACCGACGAATAA
- the phoU gene encoding phosphate signaling complex protein PhoU, producing MISKEGLTHHISAQFNAELEEVRSHLLAMGGLVEKQVNDAVTALIEADSGLAQQVREIDDQINQMERNIDEECLRILARRQPAASDLRLIISISKSVIDLERIGDEATKIARRAIQLCEEGEAPRGYVEVRHIGDQVRNMVRDALDAFARFDAELALSVAQYDKIIDREYKTALRELATYMMEDPRSISRVLSIIWVLRSLERIGDHARNISELVIYLVRGTDVRHMGLKRMKAEVEGSTDQIPNVPGESDDK from the coding sequence ATGATTAGCAAAGAAGGCCTTACCCACCACATCTCCGCGCAGTTCAACGCCGAGCTTGAGGAAGTGCGCAGCCACCTCCTGGCGATGGGCGGTCTGGTGGAGAAGCAAGTCAACGACGCCGTGACCGCGCTGATCGAGGCCGACTCGGGCCTGGCCCAGCAAGTGCGTGAGATCGACGACCAGATCAACCAGATGGAACGCAATATCGACGAAGAATGCCTGCGCATTCTGGCCCGTCGCCAGCCGGCGGCGTCCGACCTGCGTTTGATCATCAGCATCTCCAAGTCGGTGATCGACCTGGAGCGCATCGGCGACGAAGCCACCAAGATCGCTCGTCGTGCCATCCAGCTGTGCGAAGAGGGCGAAGCGCCGCGTGGTTATGTGGAAGTGCGCCACATTGGCGACCAAGTACGCAATATGGTGCGTGATGCACTGGACGCGTTCGCCCGTTTCGACGCCGAGCTGGCGCTGTCCGTCGCCCAGTACGACAAGATCATCGACCGCGAATACAAGACCGCGTTGCGTGAACTGGCGACCTACATGATGGAAGACCCGCGCTCTATCTCGCGGGTCTTGAGCATTATCTGGGTACTGCGTTCGCTGGAGCGGATCGGCGACCACGCACGCAACATTTCGGAGCTGGTGATCTACTTGGTGCGCGGCACCGACGTACGGCACATGGGGCTCAAGCGCATGAAGGCCGAAGTTGAAGGCTCGACCGATCAAATCCCTAATGTTCCCGGCGAATCTGACGATAAGTAA
- a CDS encoding hemolysin family protein, producing MDPSPGITLATLFADFGMILFALILVLLNGFFVAAEFAMVKLRSTRVEAIAHTNGWRGQILRTVHSQLDAYLSACQLGITLASLGLGWVGEPAFAHILEPLLGAAGVESPEVIKGVSFFAAFFVISYLHIVVGELAPKSWAIRKPELLSLWTAVPLYLFYWAMYPAIYLLNASANAILRIAGQGEPGPHHEHHYSREELKLILHSSRGQDPSDQGMRVLASAVEMGELEVVDWANSREDLVTLDFNAPLKEILALFRRHKFSRYPVYDAVRNEFVGLLHIKDLLLELAALDHIPESFNLAELTRPLERVSRHMPLSQLLEQFRKGGAHFALVEEADGKIIGYLTMEDVLEVLVGDIQDEHRKAERGILAYQPGKLLVRGDTPLFKIERLLGIDLDHIEAETLAGLIYETLKRVPEEEEVLEVEGLRIIIKKMKGPKIVLAKVLLLD from the coding sequence ATGGACCCTTCCCCTGGTATCACCCTCGCTACACTCTTCGCCGACTTCGGCATGATTCTTTTTGCACTGATCCTGGTACTGCTCAACGGTTTTTTCGTTGCGGCGGAATTTGCCATGGTCAAACTGCGCTCCACCCGGGTCGAGGCCATCGCCCACACCAACGGCTGGCGCGGGCAGATCCTGCGCACCGTGCACAGCCAGCTCGACGCCTACCTGTCGGCCTGCCAGTTGGGTATCACCCTCGCCTCCCTGGGCCTGGGCTGGGTCGGCGAACCGGCGTTTGCGCATATCCTCGAGCCGCTGCTGGGCGCCGCGGGCGTCGAGTCGCCGGAAGTGATCAAGGGCGTATCGTTCTTCGCTGCATTCTTTGTGATTTCCTACCTGCACATCGTGGTCGGCGAACTGGCGCCCAAGTCCTGGGCGATCCGCAAACCGGAGTTGTTGTCGCTGTGGACGGCGGTGCCGCTGTACCTGTTCTATTGGGCGATGTACCCGGCGATCTACCTGCTCAACGCCAGTGCCAACGCGATCCTGCGTATCGCCGGCCAAGGCGAGCCCGGCCCGCACCATGAACACCATTACAGCCGCGAAGAACTCAAGCTGATCCTGCACTCCAGCCGTGGCCAGGACCCCAGCGACCAAGGCATGCGCGTACTGGCCTCGGCCGTGGAAATGGGCGAACTGGAAGTGGTCGACTGGGCCAACTCCCGGGAAGACCTGGTGACCCTGGATTTCAATGCCCCGCTCAAGGAAATCCTCGCGCTGTTCCGCCGCCACAAATTCAGCCGCTACCCGGTGTATGACGCGGTGCGCAACGAATTCGTGGGCCTGCTGCACATCAAGGATTTGCTGCTGGAACTGGCGGCTTTGGACCACATCCCCGAGTCGTTCAACCTGGCCGAGCTGACCCGCCCGCTGGAGCGCGTGTCGCGGCATATGCCGTTGTCGCAGCTGCTGGAGCAGTTCCGCAAGGGCGGCGCACACTTCGCCCTGGTGGAAGAAGCCGACGGCAAGATCATCGGCTACCTGACCATGGAAGACGTGCTGGAAGTGCTGGTGGGCGACATCCAGGATGAACACCGCAAGGCCGAGCGCGGCATCCTGGCCTATCAGCCGGGCAAGCTGTTGGTGCGTGGCGACACGCCGCTGTTCAAGATTGAGCGCCTGCTGGGCATCGATCTGGACCACATCGAAGCCGAAACCCTGGCCGGCCTGATCTACGAAACCCTGAAACGGGTGCCGGAAGAAGAAGAAGTGCTGGAAGTCGAAGGCTTGCGGATCATCATCAAGAAGATGAAAGGGCCAAAGATCGTATTGGCCAAGGTCCTGCTACTGGATTGA